The region GAAATACGGTCATGATCCTCTCACCATTGGGGAGCGCCCGGCTCCGGAAGTTGGGCCCGAAGATGTCCTGATTCAAATTAAAGCTGCCAGTGTGAATCCAATTGATTTCAAAATGCGTGATGGGAAATTGAAAGTCATCAGACCCATTCAGTTTCCCTTTATTCTGGGACATGATTGCGCAGGACAAGTCGTCCAAGTGGGAAACAAAGTTTCAAATTTCAAAATCGGTGATGCTGTTTTTTCTAGACCACGCAGTGGCAGAATCGGCACCTTTGCGGAATTTATCGCCGTCGATCAAAGCGATGTGGCAAAAATGCCCGGCAACATATCTTTCGAACAAGCCGCCAGCATCCCGTTGGTGGGGCTGACCAGCGTGCAAGCTCTGCAAGATGTGGCGAACCTTCGACCGGGACAAAAAGTTTTAATCCAAGCCGGCGCCGGTGGTATTGGCACATTTGCAATTCAATTTGCAAAGCATCTCGGTGCCGAAGTATGGACCACCACCAGCAGTAAGAATATAGACTTCGTTAAAAGCCTGGGTGCAGACCACATTATTAATTATCAGCAGCA is a window of Bdellovibrio sp. SKB1291214 DNA encoding:
- a CDS encoding NADP-dependent oxidoreductase; the encoded protein is MKAAYIKKYGHDPLTIGERPAPEVGPEDVLIQIKAASVNPIDFKMRDGKLKVIRPIQFPFILGHDCAGQVVQVGNKVSNFKIGDAVFSRPRSGRIGTFAEFIAVDQSDVAKMPGNISFEQAASIPLVGLTSVQALQDVANLRPGQKVLIQAGAGGIGTFAIQFAKHLGAEVWTTTSSKNIDFVKSLGADHIINYQQQSFETVVSNIDVVFDTLGGEALDKAFSVVKPGGWVISISGTPDYETGQDMELGFWKSLLLGLVGLKTNLKAKKAGVQYRFIFMKANGHQLSYIASLIEKGKIEPIIDKVFPLAECQAALDYSETGRARGKIIVSI